In Myxococcus stipitatus, the following are encoded in one genomic region:
- a CDS encoding iron-containing redox enzyme family protein has product MLDTQRLIATGALAPLWAGLQAARPYGPSQHWLLDNPYHRPTALADLPLATLEEPVRGDALFTRRSLVLQRLLFNAYEQNNLYLPAKAFTDAEQRAFHDFYEPGFVAANAMLRPALERACFEFLSEEISVDGPWTLGHLEEYCQQLLTRYEAGPSEVCRRVEAATAPGLAAKLFILQVAPDFLSEASQMARALPGNFGPVHSELMKIFIDEFGYGVHPHKHSTLFERLLESLGLRSDVHAYYHWYLPSSLLMTSYFHWVTSHKPRWFEYVGALWWIEAVVPHFNRQFSKVLRAVFGRDGVDTLYFDEHVGIDMHHRRMALDKLIRPMVQRYGEGVIPAMVRGIEASRLLGDLAERDYFEQLDFCEALHTGRALTGSAVEAGRATPRAAGTFFAPDVCDVRTVLAVTAGAVEVDAGYLSPRVLRAGEAVVVPAGRMVGARVVGEGASLWMGPAGAAP; this is encoded by the coding sequence ATGCTGGACACCCAACGTCTGATTGCCACCGGGGCCTTGGCTCCGCTCTGGGCGGGCCTCCAGGCCGCCCGACCCTACGGGCCGAGCCAGCACTGGCTGCTGGACAACCCGTACCATCGCCCCACGGCGCTCGCGGACCTGCCGCTGGCGACGTTGGAGGAGCCGGTGCGGGGGGACGCGCTGTTCACGCGCCGCTCGTTGGTCCTCCAGCGCCTGCTCTTCAACGCGTACGAGCAGAACAACCTCTACCTGCCAGCCAAGGCCTTCACGGACGCGGAGCAGCGCGCGTTCCACGACTTCTACGAGCCGGGCTTCGTGGCGGCGAACGCGATGCTTCGCCCGGCGCTGGAGCGCGCTTGCTTCGAGTTCCTGTCGGAGGAGATCTCCGTGGACGGGCCTTGGACGCTGGGGCACCTGGAGGAGTACTGCCAGCAGCTCCTGACGCGCTACGAGGCGGGGCCCAGCGAGGTGTGCCGGCGGGTGGAGGCGGCGACGGCGCCGGGGCTGGCCGCGAAGCTCTTCATCCTCCAGGTGGCACCGGACTTCCTCTCCGAGGCGTCGCAGATGGCGCGGGCGCTGCCGGGCAACTTCGGCCCCGTGCACTCGGAGCTGATGAAGATCTTCATCGACGAGTTCGGGTACGGGGTGCACCCGCACAAGCACTCGACGCTGTTCGAGCGGTTGCTGGAGTCGCTGGGGCTGCGCAGCGACGTCCACGCCTACTATCACTGGTACCTGCCCAGCTCGCTCCTGATGACGAGCTACTTCCACTGGGTGACGAGCCACAAGCCGCGCTGGTTCGAGTACGTGGGGGCGCTCTGGTGGATTGAAGCGGTGGTGCCGCACTTCAACCGCCAGTTCAGCAAGGTGCTCCGAGCGGTGTTCGGGCGGGACGGGGTGGACACGCTCTACTTCGACGAGCACGTGGGCATCGACATGCACCACCGGAGGATGGCGCTCGACAAGCTCATCCGGCCGATGGTGCAGCGCTATGGGGAGGGCGTCATCCCGGCGATGGTGCGCGGCATCGAGGCGAGCCGACTGCTGGGGGACCTGGCGGAGCGGGACTACTTCGAGCAGCTCGACTTCTGCGAGGCGCTGCACACGGGGCGGGCGCTGACGGGCTCGGCGGTGGAAGCGGGACGCGCCACGCCCAGGGCCGCGGGGACTTTCTTTGCGCCGGACGTCTGTGACGTGCGGACGGTGCTGGCGGTGACGGCGGGCGCGGTGGAGGTGGATGCGGGCTACCTGTCGCCGCGGGTGCTCCGGGCGGGGGAGGCGGTGGTCGTGCCGGCGGGGCGGATGGTGGGGGCGCGGGTGGTGGGGGAGGGGGCCTCGCTATGGATGGGGCCGGCGGGTGCGGCGCCATGA